The bacterium BMS3Abin02 genome contains the following window.
GGCGGCCGGAGCGACGAGAATCGGCGCATCGGCAGGCGTTCAGATCGTGACCGGAGGTTGACCGAGTGAGTGATGTCGAACTGAGAACCTACGCCTTCCTGGACAGCCTGCAGCCGCAGTACGCCGCTTTCCTCGGCACGACGGCCCAAGGTTTTCTCCCGCTCGCCGGCGACGCCTCACTGTACGTCGAGATCTCCCCGGGAATCGAGATCAACCGTCTCACCGACATCGCGCTGAAGTCCACGACCGTCAAGCCGGGGATGCAGATCGTCGAGCGGTACTACGGGATGCTCGAGATTCACTCGCCGGAGCAGGCAGAGACCCGGGCTGCCGGAGCGGCGATCCTCGACGAGTTGGGCCTCACGGAGACGGACCGGATCAAGCCCCGGATTCTGTCGAGTCAGCTCATCCGGCGCATCGACGACCACCAGGCACAGCTCATCAACAGGACCCGGCACGGCCAGATGATCATTCCCGGTCAGACGCTCTACGTGATGGAGGTCGAACCGGCGGCGTATGCGCCTCTGGCGGCCAACGAAGCAGAGAAGGCGGCCGACATCAACGTGCTCGAGGTTCGAGCGTTCGGTTCGATGGGCCGCGTGTACCTCGGTGGAGAAGAACGAGACATCGACGTCGGTTGGCGCGCCGCAGTTGCCGCCATCGAGGCCGTCGAGGGTCGCGAGAAATAGGAAACGAGAGGAGACAGTCCGATGGCTGAAGCGTTGGGGATGATCGAAGCCCGTGGCTTCGCAGCGATGGTCGAAGCGGCCGATGCGATGGTCAAGGCCGCCAAGGTCGAGTTGGTGAGCTACGAGAAGACCGGTGGCGGGTATGTGACCGCAGTGGTACGTGGCGACGTCGCCGCCGTGAAGGCGGCGATCGAGGCCGGTGTCCGGAATGCAGAGAAGGTCGGCGAGGTCATTGCTACCCATGTCATCGCCCGCCCGCACACCAACGTCGATCTCGTGCTGCCGCTCGGTCGTACCGAGGAGGCGCAAGCCGAGACCTCCTGAGAGGAGACGACATGCTTCTGGCGCGAGTCGCCGGGACGCTCGTCGCGACCAGGAAGGAGCCCAGCATGGAAGGGCTCAAGTTCCTGGTACTGCGACAACTCGACGTCGACGACAGCGAGACCGGCAGCTACGTCGTGGCAGCCGACGCGGTCGGTGCCGGCGTTGGAGAGGTCGTGATGTATGCGACCGGCAGTTCCGCCCGGCAAACCGAGATGACGAACAACCGGCCGTGCGACGCCGTCGTGATGGCGATCGTCGACACATGGGAGGTCGGCGGTGACGAGAAGTATCACAAGTGATCACCGAATCTGAGATTCAGGAGATCATCGACCGGGTCCGCAGGAAGCTCGGCGACGCCGGTGAGCAGGTCGGTTCGGGCCTGCGCGGCGCGGCGGAACTCGAGGCGATTTCCGCCGTCGAACTCGGTGACGGGATTCACGCCACCGTGGACGAGGCGGTCGCCGCGGCGAAGTGCGCGTACAACACGTTTCGCGGTGCCGGTCTCGAAGCACGCAAGACGATCATCTCGGCCGTGCGGGCCTCGATGCTCCAGCACGGCGAGCAACTGGCGGAGATGGCCCATGCCGAGACGGGGCTTGGCAGAGTCGAGGACAAGATCGTCAAGAATCGCGTCGTCACGGTGAAGGCGCCCGGTCCTGAGGACCTCGAGTTGGAGGCAACGACCGGCGACCTCGGCATGATGGTGACCGAGTTCGCTCCCTTCGGGGTCATCGGGTCCATCACTCCCACCACGAATCCGACTTCGACGATCATCAACAACACGATCGCCGTGGTTTCTGCAGGGAACGCACTGGTATTCAATGTGCATCCGGGGGCGAAGCGGGTCTCGGCCGAGAACGTCAGGATGATCAACCGGGCAATCGTCGCAGCCGGAGGTCCACCGGACCTCGTCACTGCCATCCCCAACCCGACGATTGCCTCCGCCCATGAGCTCATGGTCCATCCCGACGTTCCGGTGCTCCTCGTCACCGGTGGAGGAGGTGTCGTCAAGGAGGCGATGCGGACCAACAAGAGGGTCGTCGCCGCAGGTCCGGGAAACCCGCCCTCGGTCGTGGATCAGACCGCGGACCTGGACAAGGCGGCGCGAGACATCATCCTCGGAGGGTCGTTCGACAACAACATCGTCTGCGTGGACGAGAAGACGGTGATTGCCGTCGACACGATTGCCGACTCGTTGGTGAGGAGAATGT
Protein-coding sequences here:
- the adhE gene encoding aldehyde-alcohol dehydrogenase produces the protein MITESEIQEIIDRVRRKLGDAGEQVGSGLRGAAELEAISAVELGDGIHATVDEAVAAAKCAYNTFRGAGLEARKTIISAVRASMLQHGEQLAEMAHAETGLGRVEDKIVKNRVVTVKAPGPEDLELEATTGDLGMMVTEFAPFGVIGSITPTTNPTSTIINNTIAVVSAGNALVFNVHPGAKRVSAENVRMINRAIVAAGGPPDLVTAIPNPTIASAHELMVHPDVPVLLVTGGGGVVKEAMRTNKRVVAAGPGNPPSVVDQTADLDKAARDIILGGSFDNNIVCVDEKTVIAVDTIADSLVRRMSHHGAYVLKEHELRRIERVIFSEMGPPSKPGVINKAWIGKNVGEILAEIGVQVGSDVRLAVAEVPVEHNLVWTEQMLPVVPVVRVSDVDRAIDLAVRSEHGFRHTASIHSTNVDTITRMARAMNCSIFVANGPHYAGLGEGGEGFTSFSIASPTGDGLTRPRTFSRERRITVVGSLRIV
- a CDS encoding BMC domain protein produces the protein MSDVELRTYAFLDSLQPQYAAFLGTTAQGFLPLAGDASLYVEISPGIEINRLTDIALKSTTVKPGMQIVERYYGMLEIHSPEQAETRAAGAAILDELGLTETDRIKPRILSSQLIRRIDDHQAQLINRTRHGQMIIPGQTLYVMEVEPAAYAPLAANEAEKAADINVLEVRAFGSMGRVYLGGEERDIDVGWRAAVAAIEAVEGREK
- the ccmL_1 gene encoding carbon dioxide concentrating mechanism protein CcmL, translated to MLLARVAGTLVATRKEPSMEGLKFLVLRQLDVDDSETGSYVVAADAVGAGVGEVVMYATGSSARQTEMTNNRPCDAVVMAIVDTWEVGGDEKYHK
- a CDS encoding hypothetical protein (carbon dioxide-concentrating mechanism protein CcmK homolog 2), with the protein product MAEALGMIEARGFAAMVEAADAMVKAAKVELVSYEKTGGGYVTAVVRGDVAAVKAAIEAGVRNAEKVGEVIATHVIARPHTNVDLVLPLGRTEEAQAETS